The Sulfolobus acidocaldarius DSM 639 genome has a window encoding:
- a CDS encoding 2-oxoacid:ferredoxin oxidoreductase subunit alpha: protein MIGGPQGLGVDTSANVFSNAIARAGYYLFGNREYYSNIKGRHSYFEVVFDEKPVRSISSYTNILATFDAETLFQHFTEVTDFVIYGTDYATTNIDMVKSMEPEMAEQIKQLLSENKMGYTIKDVITYLKNKGIKVIELDYLDILKKIAAELKVQVSVVERAKNMAAVGASIGLLGLPFDILENTISSIFRNDLFVKMNVMAAKIGYNTVNNTYHLEVINNVKPRIQIDGNTIAAMGKIAGGLRFQSYYPITPASDESVYIEANQNVDMIVEGNELRKGGVVVVQAEDELAAINMAIGAALTGARTSTATSGPGFSLMAEGLSWAGMNEVPVVVTYYMRGAPSTGLPTRSGQADLKFALNAGHGEFPRIVIASGDHHEIFWDSIWALNLAERYQTPVIHIIEKALANAYSLIDEDSIKGQIKIDRGKLVKQVGDRFNRFQPSDDGISPRVFLGQSSIFYTGDEHNEEGHITENSLNRTKMHEKRMKKLETADNEIPEELRVNVVGDADIVLITWGSPKGAILDAMSELEKDGIKTMMVQVKMFNPYPTKLVKKLLEGKSKIVAVENNYQAQGAEVLAEKTGIFATNYVLKWSGRPITREEIINSIKVIVEKNEKKVVLTGGA, encoded by the coding sequence ATGATAGGTGGACCCCAAGGACTAGGTGTAGACACTTCAGCTAATGTCTTCAGTAATGCTATAGCAAGAGCTGGATATTACTTGTTTGGAAATAGAGAATATTACTCTAATATTAAGGGAAGGCACAGTTATTTCGAAGTAGTCTTTGACGAGAAACCTGTTAGAAGCATCTCTTCCTATACCAACATATTAGCTACGTTCGACGCTGAAACTCTATTTCAACACTTCACTGAGGTTACCGATTTCGTCATATATGGAACCGACTATGCTACAACCAATATAGATATGGTTAAATCAATGGAACCAGAAATGGCTGAGCAGATTAAGCAATTATTGAGCGAAAACAAAATGGGTTACACAATTAAAGACGTTATAACCTACCTTAAGAATAAGGGAATTAAAGTAATTGAGCTTGATTACCTAGATATCCTTAAGAAAATAGCTGCTGAGCTTAAAGTCCAAGTCTCTGTTGTTGAAAGAGCTAAAAACATGGCAGCAGTAGGGGCTTCCATTGGACTCCTTGGACTTCCATTTGATATACTCGAAAACACAATATCCTCCATCTTTAGAAACGATTTATTCGTCAAAATGAATGTTATGGCTGCAAAGATTGGCTATAACACCGTTAATAACACTTATCATTTAGAAGTGATCAATAACGTAAAGCCAAGAATTCAGATAGATGGGAATACAATAGCTGCAATGGGCAAAATAGCAGGTGGATTAAGATTCCAATCCTATTACCCTATTACGCCAGCCTCAGATGAGAGCGTCTACATTGAGGCAAACCAAAACGTGGATATGATAGTTGAAGGTAATGAGCTTAGAAAAGGAGGAGTAGTGGTAGTACAGGCAGAAGACGAGTTAGCTGCAATTAATATGGCAATTGGAGCAGCACTTACTGGAGCAAGAACATCAACCGCGACGTCAGGACCAGGTTTTTCTCTGATGGCTGAAGGACTCAGTTGGGCAGGAATGAATGAAGTCCCAGTGGTAGTGACTTATTACATGAGAGGAGCTCCTTCAACTGGCTTACCAACAAGGTCTGGTCAAGCTGATCTCAAATTTGCACTTAACGCCGGACATGGTGAATTTCCTAGAATAGTAATAGCATCTGGTGACCATCATGAGATATTTTGGGACTCAATATGGGCTCTGAATTTAGCAGAGAGATATCAGACTCCTGTTATTCATATTATAGAAAAAGCCCTCGCCAATGCGTACTCACTTATTGACGAGGACTCAATAAAAGGACAAATAAAAATTGATAGAGGTAAACTTGTAAAGCAAGTTGGAGATAGGTTTAACAGGTTCCAGCCCAGTGATGACGGAATATCTCCTAGGGTATTCTTAGGACAATCAAGTATATTCTACACTGGTGATGAGCATAATGAGGAAGGGCATATTACCGAAAATAGTCTAAACAGGACTAAAATGCATGAAAAGAGAATGAAAAAGCTTGAAACTGCAGATAATGAAATTCCTGAAGAATTGAGGGTTAATGTAGTTGGGGATGCTGATATTGTGTTAATAACATGGGGATCACCAAAAGGTGCGATATTAGATGCCATGAGTGAGCTTGAGAAAGATGGAATTAAAACAATGATGGTTCAGGTGAAGATGTTTAATCCATATCCAACCAAGTTGGTGAAGAAGTTGTTGGAAGGAAAGAGTAAGATAGTTGCAGTGGAGAACAACTATCAAGCACAGGGTGCGGAAGTTTTAGCTGAAAAGACTGGAATATTTGCGACTAACTATGTCCTCAAATGGTCCGGTAGACCAATTACAAGAGAAGAAATAATTAATAGTATTAAAGTCATAGTAGAAAAGAATGAAAAGAAGGTGGTGTTGACAGGTGGAGCGTAA
- a CDS encoding ABC transporter ATP-binding protein: MIVSEGITKKYGNRVVLNNFSLTITRGEIVTLLGPNGAGKTTFVRIVLALIRPSGGKIEIFGKDPFKDKSVFSRLGYVQELPNLPPFLTGRQVLLLSANIKGARKDEVDELLGVIGMVENADKQISKYSKGMVQRIAIAEALLGNPEILIMDEPNIGIDPIFNLNVRSLLNKLKKSGTLILMTSHDLEEVKKIADRLILINKGNKMFEGSTEELIKKFLGIRVIIEADNNAKEILDKLSYVEEYTADGEKYYVKLREDKREDLLKELVLNGVRVKSFYLDNDIERAYERAVSNA; the protein is encoded by the coding sequence ATGATAGTTTCAGAGGGTATAACTAAAAAATATGGTAACAGAGTAGTACTTAACAATTTCTCTTTGACTATTACAAGAGGCGAAATAGTGACATTACTGGGACCTAATGGTGCGGGGAAAACAACTTTTGTAAGGATAGTCTTAGCCTTAATCAGACCCAGTGGAGGAAAGATTGAAATATTTGGTAAGGATCCGTTTAAGGATAAGTCAGTTTTCTCCAGACTGGGTTACGTTCAAGAATTACCTAATTTGCCACCATTTCTTACAGGTAGACAAGTTCTACTTTTATCAGCAAACATAAAAGGGGCTAGAAAAGACGAGGTCGATGAGCTTCTGGGAGTAATAGGAATGGTGGAAAATGCTGATAAGCAGATTTCCAAGTACAGTAAAGGAATGGTACAGAGAATTGCTATTGCAGAGGCACTGTTAGGAAATCCTGAAATTCTAATTATGGATGAGCCAAACATCGGAATAGACCCCATATTTAACCTTAATGTAAGAAGCCTCCTGAATAAGCTTAAGAAAAGTGGGACGTTAATACTAATGACTTCTCATGATCTGGAGGAAGTTAAGAAAATAGCAGATAGGTTAATCCTTATAAATAAAGGTAACAAAATGTTTGAAGGATCTACAGAAGAGCTTATAAAGAAATTTTTAGGAATCAGAGTCATAATCGAAGCAGATAATAACGCAAAGGAAATTTTAGATAAACTCTCCTATGTGGAGGAGTATACTGCAGATGGCGAGAAGTATTATGTTAAATTGAGAGAAGATAAGAGAGAGGATTTGTTAAAGGAATTAGTGCTTAATGGAGTAAGGGTTAAATCGTTCTACTTGGACAATGATATAGAGAGGGCATATGAGAGGGCTGTGAGTAATGCTTGA
- a CDS encoding ABC transporter permease, producing MLDVLFYEWRRAIGRRKVIVLITISFIFEIAVYLALYLVPSQTVRTYLIPIYPYTWAIGTLLPQDLLLHFLAISIASGSMSEEYEQGTVDFFLTKPITRLQFYIQKWLGSFSLLVVIYVLMVILSLFLSYTLFGVQEYLEYFWITIISVIFSSLVFFCISFSVGEILRRSSLSFIISSFTLIGSILVSDVLLFISFLTNNTSYESIATYLPSWGSTQLPFILLSSSPLSNITQFIDMFPIQGNAWVAVLSIVVYTLIPFVISLYLFSRRDIPKRIS from the coding sequence ATGCTTGATGTCTTGTTTTACGAGTGGAGAAGAGCCATAGGGAGGAGAAAGGTGATAGTACTTATCACGATCTCTTTTATATTCGAAATAGCAGTCTACTTGGCATTATATCTTGTGCCCTCTCAAACAGTTAGAACTTATTTAATCCCCATCTATCCATACACATGGGCTATAGGTACGCTTTTACCCCAGGATTTACTTCTACATTTTTTAGCTATTTCTATTGCTTCAGGCTCTATGTCCGAGGAATATGAACAGGGTACTGTGGACTTCTTTTTGACAAAACCCATAACGAGGCTTCAGTTCTACATCCAGAAGTGGTTAGGTTCTTTCTCACTACTGGTCGTGATCTACGTTTTGATGGTTATACTATCTCTCTTTCTCTCATATACATTATTTGGAGTTCAGGAATATTTAGAATATTTTTGGATAACTATTATATCGGTCATTTTCTCCTCGTTAGTCTTCTTCTGTATCTCTTTTAGTGTAGGAGAAATTCTGAGAAGAAGCAGTCTATCTTTTATAATTTCTAGTTTTACACTTATTGGCAGTATACTAGTGTCAGACGTGTTATTATTCATCAGCTTTCTAACTAATAATACTTCCTATGAGAGTATAGCAACGTATCTACCATCCTGGGGGTCTACTCAGCTTCCTTTCATTCTTTTATCATCATCACCTTTATCTAACATAACACAGTTCATAGATATGTTCCCTATTCAAGGAAATGCTTGGGTCGCTGTATTATCTATAGTTGTCTATACGTTAATTCCATTCGTTATTTCACTCTACTTGTTCTCTAGGAGGGACATCCCAAAAAGGATAAGTTAA
- a CDS encoding 2-oxoacid:ferredoxin oxidoreductase subunit beta produces MERKPVFNDWCPGCGNFGILRAEEMAIQELGVDFKKVVLVSGIGCSGKMPHFVNLPVGGVHTLHGRALAFATGIKLANPSLEVIVNVGDGDGLGIGMGHFVHLGRRNIDITLIVHDNGVYGLTKGQAAPTLERGIKTKSLPKPNINDAVNPLAVALSAGYTFIARAYAYDVIHLKEVIKRAIKHKGSAIIDVFQPCPTYNDINTKEWYDKRVYKLDKDPTWDPVVRKEEEKQSKFEKALLKSMEFGEKIPIGVFYENELVPTFEERLESNIPNYREFHPAAQPIEIDGIATTRIDELIKAKRI; encoded by the coding sequence GTGGAGCGTAAACCAGTTTTTAATGATTGGTGCCCAGGCTGTGGAAACTTTGGAATACTTAGAGCAGAGGAAATGGCAATCCAAGAACTGGGTGTTGATTTCAAAAAAGTAGTATTAGTTTCAGGAATAGGTTGTTCAGGTAAAATGCCACATTTCGTGAATCTTCCTGTAGGAGGAGTTCACACTTTACACGGTAGAGCATTAGCTTTCGCTACTGGAATTAAATTAGCAAATCCGTCCTTAGAAGTTATAGTGAATGTTGGAGATGGTGACGGATTAGGAATTGGTATGGGACACTTTGTGCACTTAGGCAGAAGAAATATCGACATTACATTAATAGTACATGATAACGGAGTTTACGGATTAACAAAAGGGCAAGCTGCACCAACTTTAGAGAGAGGAATTAAGACTAAGTCACTACCAAAGCCCAACATAAATGACGCAGTAAACCCACTAGCCGTAGCTCTTTCTGCAGGCTATACTTTTATAGCCAGAGCTTACGCTTACGACGTGATTCATCTAAAGGAAGTTATAAAAAGAGCTATAAAGCATAAAGGCAGTGCAATAATAGATGTATTTCAACCTTGCCCAACCTATAATGATATAAACACCAAGGAGTGGTACGATAAGAGGGTTTACAAGCTGGACAAAGACCCAACATGGGACCCTGTGGTAAGAAAAGAAGAAGAAAAACAGAGTAAGTTCGAAAAAGCCCTGTTAAAAAGTATGGAATTTGGAGAAAAAATACCCATAGGAGTCTTTTACGAGAATGAACTAGTACCAACATTCGAAGAAAGACTTGAAAGTAACATTCCTAACTATAGGGAATTCCACCCAGCAGCTCAACCAATCGAAATAGATGGAATTGCAACTACAAGAATAGATGAATTAATAAAAGCTAAAAGGATTTAA
- a CDS encoding type II secretion system F family protein, whose protein sequence is MSKDKKSSSNVNIPSIYLLFYHTPVVKRLAGYFDKRLLTSRNPEDPKLFASRLFLILLVCIVLAVMFISFALIIFLRFYRVTLLPAYLALSLVMLFLGVIIPPIAYLISILDISQKIDKIKNGVDAESFSFATLFVIFLKSGLSPVLLFRKLEGSKAFSFVQDIVVYVNRRVQYLSESIEQALLKAMDINPGKLFNDFMLAYVTAIRTGAPVIETMEAKLKDLSKQFSLAANLASDRLQGVAESYVVWLSSGYIMLYLVLIMGAILPFVGNSSSLLTVLGPVVVLVVPMVNLLFVYMADSLQLKFPETQSSAYKIFYISLPIGLVVAFLIMIFEHQIVYFITLSGGLQNVFPVSIALLIGLLIASAPPAFFYQKEMREKSGFEEYAVKFLNAISEGLLAGLTFESIVTRLKDAQEMGKFREVLRKVDGYLKLGYPLTIALKRGADSINEFTSRIALYTLSDMIEIGSMTPDNVRALADQINSQLVVRREYQGKVKPLIATPYAGVLVSLIATFLLASGILSMLNSGIAVYGPIATGLVSIPQIIFITAISGILNAFLAGLLIGKIGYGKASAGFIHGIILMIVVTLTIFAFVELRISIVPNFHSNISF, encoded by the coding sequence ATGAGTAAGGATAAGAAGTCCTCCTCTAACGTTAACATTCCTTCAATATATTTACTATTTTACCATACACCAGTTGTCAAAAGATTAGCTGGTTATTTCGATAAGAGGCTTCTAACTTCTAGAAACCCCGAAGATCCTAAACTGTTCGCCAGCAGGCTGTTCCTCATTTTGCTTGTATGTATTGTCTTAGCTGTTATGTTTATTTCTTTTGCTCTAATAATTTTCCTTAGATTTTATAGAGTTACACTTTTACCAGCATATCTAGCTCTTTCATTAGTTATGTTGTTTCTTGGAGTTATAATCCCCCCCATAGCTTATCTTATATCTATTCTTGATATATCCCAGAAAATAGATAAAATAAAGAATGGGGTAGACGCTGAATCGTTCTCATTTGCTACACTATTCGTGATATTTCTTAAGTCTGGTCTGTCTCCAGTCCTCTTGTTTAGGAAATTGGAGGGATCTAAGGCATTTTCGTTTGTCCAAGATATTGTAGTTTATGTCAACAGAAGAGTTCAGTACTTAAGCGAGAGTATTGAGCAGGCTTTGTTAAAGGCTATGGACATTAATCCGGGTAAACTATTTAACGACTTTATGCTAGCTTATGTTACCGCAATAAGGACTGGGGCTCCTGTGATTGAAACTATGGAAGCAAAGTTGAAGGACCTATCTAAACAGTTTTCGTTAGCAGCAAATTTAGCTTCAGATAGACTTCAGGGAGTCGCAGAATCATATGTGGTTTGGTTGTCATCTGGGTACATAATGTTGTATCTCGTTCTGATAATGGGTGCTATATTACCTTTCGTTGGTAACTCCAGTTCCTTGTTGACTGTTCTTGGTCCTGTAGTAGTATTGGTAGTACCTATGGTTAATTTACTCTTTGTCTACATGGCAGACTCTTTACAACTGAAATTCCCTGAGACTCAGTCTAGCGCATATAAGATATTTTACATTTCATTACCGATAGGACTGGTTGTAGCTTTCCTGATAATGATATTTGAACATCAGATAGTATACTTTATAACTCTTTCAGGTGGTCTCCAGAATGTCTTCCCTGTATCAATTGCTCTTTTAATAGGTTTATTGATAGCTTCAGCACCTCCCGCATTTTTCTACCAGAAGGAGATGAGAGAAAAGAGTGGATTTGAGGAATATGCTGTGAAGTTCCTCAATGCAATATCTGAGGGTCTGTTGGCTGGTCTTACTTTTGAGAGTATAGTTACTAGACTGAAAGACGCTCAGGAAATGGGTAAGTTCAGGGAAGTTTTAAGAAAGGTTGATGGTTATCTGAAGTTAGGCTACCCTCTAACGATAGCTCTTAAAAGAGGTGCTGATTCGATTAATGAGTTCACCAGTAGAATAGCTCTTTACACTCTTTCAGATATGATTGAGATTGGCAGTATGACACCTGACAACGTTAGAGCCCTAGCTGATCAGATAAATAGTCAGTTGGTAGTCAGGAGGGAATATCAAGGTAAGGTAAAACCACTTATCGCTACTCCATATGCAGGTGTCTTGGTATCCTTGATTGCTACATTCCTTTTAGCTAGTGGTATTTTAAGCATGCTGAATTCTGGAATAGCTGTTTACGGACCGATAGCCACTGGTTTAGTTTCTATCCCACAAATTATATTTATTACTGCAATTTCGGGCATATTAAACGCATTTCTAGCGGGTTTACTAATAGGTAAAATAGGATATGGTAAAGCCTCTGCAGGGTTTATACATGGTATAATACTGATGATAGTGGTTACACTTACAATTTTCGCATTTGTGGAGTTAAGAATTTCAATAGTGCCTAACTTCCATTCTAACATAAGTTTCTGA
- a CDS encoding type II/IV secretion system ATPase subunit, giving the protein MALSKFTRKSNKDLEEVSQYKIPATLYPLTGIPEEVLNISSEYEVDILSQIPKELVDQLNNSGIEMKIPNPHVFIYFDNDKGVHKYVLVEPPLEEKSFVIYKLLIKYLERQFVGKHFDIGASIRDFSNIYRDYVIEGSRGDYTVLKPEARVALYHIIRNLLGYNVFTPLLADYKVEDISVNGLNVPIYVYHRDYEYIPTNIIFQKRMSVLNEEVDGEEFLNQITMRYISLSGRSISIASPISDGMLPAGDRIAATYGREVSAKGTSFVIRRFSESPITVLHLIKQGVISADLVAYLWYAIDLKMSFMVIGTTGAGKTTVLNALLNLVKDTMKIVSIEDIPELKLARDNWVQLYTRPVFGALGKEITLMDLLKLSLRYRPDIITVGEIRGEESYVLFQALSTGHGGATTFHAYDPESAIKRLMNEPLNIPRDWIPMMNVVLTVRRIPFGLSFKRRVVEVDEVVSYNKLKKVGSWDPNNDSHTFDLSKSEVLKSRIEEIGLNLDIVGDEIKRRANYLKMLSDIKQILDRPDAYVFVKKYIVLYSIKPDEAIKEVQRMSVAKV; this is encoded by the coding sequence ATGGCACTTAGTAAATTTACTCGAAAATCTAATAAAGATTTGGAAGAGGTATCTCAGTACAAGATTCCGGCTACACTCTACCCTCTGACCGGGATTCCAGAAGAAGTACTCAATATCTCGTCTGAGTATGAGGTGGATATATTATCTCAAATTCCCAAAGAACTAGTTGATCAGCTGAATAATTCAGGCATAGAAATGAAAATTCCTAATCCCCACGTCTTTATTTACTTTGATAATGATAAGGGAGTCCACAAGTACGTTCTTGTTGAACCTCCACTAGAGGAGAAGTCGTTCGTTATTTATAAATTACTTATAAAATATCTTGAAAGGCAGTTCGTAGGAAAGCATTTTGACATAGGAGCTAGCATTAGGGACTTTTCAAATATATATAGAGATTATGTGATAGAGGGCTCCCGTGGTGATTATACAGTCTTAAAACCTGAAGCTAGGGTAGCTCTGTATCATATTATACGAAACTTGTTAGGTTATAATGTATTTACACCACTTTTAGCCGACTACAAAGTTGAGGATATATCTGTGAATGGACTAAATGTCCCCATATATGTCTACCACAGGGACTATGAATATATTCCAACTAATATAATATTTCAGAAAAGAATGTCCGTATTGAATGAAGAGGTTGATGGAGAGGAGTTCCTTAACCAGATAACAATGAGATATATATCGCTATCAGGAAGATCAATATCTATTGCAAGCCCTATCTCAGACGGTATGTTGCCTGCAGGAGATAGAATAGCAGCTACATACGGAAGAGAGGTCAGCGCGAAGGGTACTTCGTTTGTGATAAGGAGATTCTCAGAGAGCCCAATAACTGTATTACACTTAATAAAGCAAGGCGTGATCTCAGCAGATTTAGTTGCATACTTATGGTATGCTATAGATTTGAAGATGTCGTTCATGGTGATAGGTACTACTGGAGCAGGAAAGACCACTGTACTAAACGCACTATTGAACTTGGTTAAGGATACCATGAAGATAGTTAGCATAGAAGATATACCAGAGTTGAAGTTAGCTAGGGACAATTGGGTCCAGCTTTACACTAGACCAGTATTTGGTGCTCTCGGAAAGGAGATTACGCTAATGGACTTACTTAAGTTATCGCTGAGATATAGACCTGACATAATAACTGTTGGTGAGATTAGAGGAGAAGAGTCCTATGTACTGTTCCAGGCTTTAAGTACTGGACACGGTGGAGCTACTACTTTCCACGCATATGACCCAGAGTCTGCAATAAAGAGGTTAATGAATGAGCCCCTAAACATACCCAGGGATTGGATTCCCATGATGAATGTTGTTTTAACTGTTAGGAGAATACCATTTGGTCTCTCGTTCAAGAGAAGAGTTGTGGAAGTCGATGAAGTTGTTTCATATAACAAGCTAAAGAAAGTTGGTAGTTGGGATCCTAATAATGATTCTCATACATTTGATTTAAGTAAGAGTGAGGTATTAAAGAGTAGAATTGAGGAGATTGGACTTAACTTAGATATTGTAGGAGATGAGATAAAGAGAAGGGCGAATTACCTTAAAATGTTATCTGATATAAAGCAGATATTAGATAGACCAGATGCCTATGTCTTCGTTAAGAAGTATATAGTATTATACTCCATAAAACCTGATGAAGCAATCAAGGAAGTTCAAAGAATGAGTGTTGCTAAAGTATAA
- a CDS encoding RsmB/NOP family class I SAM-dependent RNA methyltransferase, with the protein MSLELLLSRVLFYVEKGYPLPVAFKRAKNFGGYRKINYNEAYELSKKLILSYYSLTFKTRRKKVKEFLRGKYEVKFPEWMEIQLSKIYDVNSLKYWLMNKQKFTWFRVNTLIADEEKVIKNLNDKGVDVEKDNDIPYAYKTLDNITNTTEFKENKIIVQDKASMAVVEALKPEPNDHILDLASAPGIKVSQIMQLTENKAKLIVADVDKERLEKERLLFKKFGVNVDRLELLLVDSSSLAIKRKVNKVLLDAPCSSSGAIWNEPTILLRLTREKVLHYADQQRKLLNNAVKLGDEVIYATCSMFMEEGELIVNDYTTQRPLSFGLDVKNGVRFVPYLHDTEGFFITKLSV; encoded by the coding sequence ATGAGTTTAGAACTTCTCCTCAGTAGAGTATTATTCTATGTAGAGAAAGGTTACCCATTACCTGTAGCGTTTAAAAGAGCCAAAAACTTTGGAGGGTATAGAAAAATAAACTATAATGAAGCTTATGAATTAAGTAAAAAATTAATATTATCCTATTACTCGTTAACTTTTAAGACCAGAAGAAAAAAAGTAAAAGAATTCCTCAGAGGTAAATACGAGGTTAAATTCCCAGAATGGATGGAAATACAGTTGAGTAAGATCTATGATGTAAATTCATTAAAATACTGGTTAATGAATAAACAAAAATTTACATGGTTCAGAGTAAATACATTAATAGCAGACGAGGAGAAGGTGATTAAGAACCTCAATGACAAAGGAGTTGATGTGGAAAAAGATAATGACATTCCCTATGCGTATAAAACTTTAGATAACATAACTAACACGACAGAATTTAAGGAAAACAAAATTATTGTACAGGACAAGGCGAGTATGGCAGTGGTAGAGGCACTAAAACCAGAACCCAATGACCATATATTGGACCTAGCCTCAGCTCCAGGTATAAAGGTCTCACAGATTATGCAACTTACCGAAAATAAGGCAAAACTAATTGTAGCTGATGTGGACAAAGAAAGGCTTGAGAAGGAAAGGCTACTATTTAAAAAGTTCGGTGTAAATGTTGATAGATTAGAGCTCTTGCTGGTAGACTCTTCATCTCTTGCCATCAAAAGGAAAGTAAACAAAGTTCTACTAGATGCGCCATGCTCTTCTTCAGGTGCCATTTGGAATGAACCAACAATTCTCCTGAGACTAACTAGGGAAAAAGTTTTACATTATGCAGACCAGCAAAGGAAACTATTGAATAATGCGGTTAAACTTGGGGATGAAGTCATTTATGCTACATGTTCAATGTTTATGGAAGAGGGAGAACTTATAGTAAATGATTATACTACACAGAGACCATTAAGCTTCGGTCTCGATGTCAAAAACGGAGTCAGATTTGTTCCTTATCTTCATGATACAGAAGGGTTCTTCATAACTAAATTATCAGTCTGA
- a CDS encoding winged helix-turn-helix transcriptional regulator, translated as MIKIDVNMKSDEVCPVIKAIRLIGSENKLIVLYYLFDEGKGFNELIRLTKLNSKTLSKTLKDLEESGIVYRKVIGDRPFRVKYELTDKGVKLKGIFEELRKWISD; from the coding sequence ATGATTAAGATAGATGTAAATATGAAGTCTGACGAAGTATGTCCAGTGATAAAGGCTATAAGACTTATTGGTAGTGAAAATAAGTTAATTGTACTTTATTATCTTTTTGACGAAGGGAAAGGTTTCAATGAACTTATCAGGTTAACTAAATTAAATTCCAAGACTCTCTCCAAGACGTTAAAGGATCTGGAGGAAAGTGGTATCGTCTACAGGAAAGTCATAGGAGATAGACCTTTTAGAGTAAAGTATGAGCTAACGGATAAAGGAGTGAAGTTGAAAGGAATATTTGAAGAGCTACGGAAATGGATTTCAGACTGA
- a CDS encoding sugar nucleotide-binding protein, with amino-acid sequence MKVGVTDEGEFVKSIGKFFDEIVVLSAGDRVIKERPDVVIHTYEIPYDEANSSKALAWNINTWHAINIARSANKIGITNVYLSTFLLFDGKKGYYSETSTPTPLNYYGLTKLVGESGIMSLGNYLIIRLGLVTSFNYHSIAYYLYKASLKKRIIKCNTNFYVSPITLNEASEITAGLIKKGIKGVVNVAGKRRSMFEVCRDIGESMDVEVIPFEGKYFDFSLDTWLLKSLGFNPRS; translated from the coding sequence GTGAAAGTTGGAGTAACAGATGAAGGAGAGTTTGTCAAGAGTATTGGGAAATTCTTTGACGAGATAGTAGTATTATCAGCTGGTGATAGAGTAATAAAGGAGAGACCAGACGTTGTGATACACACTTACGAAATACCTTATGATGAGGCAAATTCCAGCAAAGCCTTAGCGTGGAACATTAATACGTGGCATGCAATAAATATAGCCAGAAGTGCAAATAAGATTGGAATCACAAACGTATATCTGTCAACGTTTCTACTATTTGACGGTAAAAAAGGGTACTATAGTGAAACTTCTACACCCACACCTCTAAACTATTACGGACTAACAAAACTTGTTGGTGAATCGGGAATAATGTCACTGGGTAACTATCTAATCATCAGGCTAGGACTAGTGACATCTTTTAACTACCACAGTATAGCCTACTATTTATACAAAGCTTCCCTAAAGAAGAGAATAATTAAGTGTAATACAAATTTCTATGTATCGCCTATAACATTAAATGAAGCGTCTGAAATCACAGCTGGTCTAATAAAGAAGGGTATCAAAGGAGTAGTGAATGTTGCGGGAAAGAGAAGGAGTATGTTTGAAGTATGTAGGGATATAGGAGAATCCATGGATGTGGAAGTCATTCCATTTGAAGGTAAGTATTTTGACTTCTCTCTTGACACATGGCTATTAAAGAGCTTGGGCTTCAATCCTAGGAGCTAG